The genomic segment AGTAAGATGCGGTGACTCATCCCTGAAGCTTTTGGACTGGATTCTTTACAAATACCGACGGAGGCCATTGAGCTTTTCcttccatcctttttttttcccttttgcctTTGCAGTCTTTGGCGTAATGGCATCATCCTCTCACAGCTCCAGCGGCCTTGCGCAGCAGGTTACACAAGATGACAACTCTGCGAACAGATTTGACAAGCGTCATGGCCGTGAGTCTCCGCACCGTCACCAAATGATTtttctcttatttatttatcagtcGCGTCTGTGCTCAAAACATGTCACACAGTACACACTCATTTCATCTATCTTTACAAAGCTGTATTATATTTCTCTCCCCACTTTTAATCCTTATTTAAAAAACCCTCTTTACAATTATTCTAGATTCGTACAGTGGATATCTCATATTTAAAATGCTATTTAAGGATCTCATATTTAAAATTCCTTGAATCGCTTGTTTTGAGGAattaatgacaatgattgaagGATTTTTCTTACATTAATTTTTGTTTGATTGCAATGTTAAGAGGTTCCCgttccgtttttttatttaaataagccAATCAGTTGCgaaatttgatgatttttttatgccaTGTGAGTTGTGGGCTTTTGAAAATGACGCATTCCATTTTGCCATCTGGCCAAATGATCCACACGAGAGCTCCGACCGATATGGATGCAGTCGAGCCAGTCCACGTGCACTGATGACTGCAAAGATTTTATCTTTACGGACTACTGTTGCCTTTAGCAATCTGAAAGGTtaccaacactttttttttaatgctttccaATGGATGGCATTTTAATTTGCATGTAACTCCAATTCACATCTGCCCGCTCAATTTAACCATCCATATTCACTGCGAGAACAGATGTCTTTAATAGAGCTACAATTCAACTTATAACAGCTAACATTTGGCGCCACTTTTGAGAATGTTGGTGTTAAAATAAGTATGCAAATTTTCCCTTCGctaatttcattacattttcagTCTGAttctgtagaccaggggtgtcagacttgggttggttcgcgggccgcgttaacgtcaactcgatttcatgtgggccggaccattttagatataatatttagaatttcttttttataaatggattaaaagaattggattaaaagccctgaatattcattttttaatagatctaaaacaatgtttattttagctttttttatatatttttagattttacaaaatgatttttgaactaaaaacacagaaaaaatggattaaaaaatttacaattattgatttaaaaggcggaaaatcaggaaatttaatatacatctatactcttcattttaatttgatcctaaaacagaaagtcaccactcatgatttactttgacacgtgctgtagACCTAAAGAAATACATTGCCGCTAactaagtatttttttcccacaaattattgaattacaaaaaaaacggatCAACATACAAAATTCATCATTACTTATGAATTTATCTTATTCTGTTCATACTGACCTTTTGTGAAGGCtacaatgtaaataaataaatacttccAAAATCCTAATTATAAACTGTAAATCATGACCTACATTTTTAATCAAGGCTCTATTCCAAACACACATTATTTAAAACCTTAATTTCCAATGCTTTCAACAATCAAATCCTTGCTTAAATTACATGTATATAAGCACGGGTCACTGTATTCAACTGTTTTGATTACAGTGATGCAGTGCGTGGtggccttgaaaaaaaaatgactttgtgaGTCATgtttgtgtgaaaaaaaattctcgTTCAAGCACACGAGctcgaaaagaaaaaaaaccataaatcACAAAACAAAGACTCAAAagccacggacggacggacacccCAAGCCGCAAATCCCCTAGATGCCACATGACTACACGTATCCCATAATCTGGATCCAcgtaacgtaaaaaaaaataacctccGAGCGGTACAGACTCCCAAAAATAGACTTTATCCATCCTCTCATGGGAGATAAGGGGAAGTCCGTATCTACAGTATTTTCTAAACGAGTTGTGATATATTTAAAACGTCTAATCCATGagaatcatttttccccctttgagaCGTTGGAAGAAAATGAGCAGCAAATGGCGCAATAACCAACTGAACACGTGTACGGTTCAGACTGTTGGATTCAATTCAACACGAATTGGTTTAAATGAAGGCTGAGAGAATAGGTGCTTATTTTACTGCCAAGCCGAGATAACAAAAGCAAATCTCAACCCACAGCCCGAGTAGAAAATCAAAATCCCTTCCATCGGCTGTGCAATCAAGCGAAAGCGATAAACTCACCATGTCTGGGACGTCGTCATGTGTCGTCCTTTGCTGGTTGCTTCATTAataatgtgtatttatttttattttttttgcaggtacATGTGCACATGCATGGCTTTGGTCCAAGCAGCTTTCACGGCCCGTTGAAAGACAATGCGAGGAAGCCCTAAAGctagaacaaacacattttgaatTCATGGTTCGTGAAATGAAAAACGCGGTTCAAGACAAACGTGTCTAATTGATTCATAAAAGTATTTACGGGAGAAATGTGGTACATTTGTCAAGAGCAAATAGGGTTATCTGAAAAGTAGTCGACTGGCATATACGATGGCGGTTTTTGTGATTTGAGGGAAGACTgagtaaaatgacatttatttttaaagtttaatGTAATCTGGTTTAATTTGTGATTGTTTTTCTTATACTTTCTTGTACTTTCTTCTTATAATACAATATGGACACCTAATCTAAAAAGTAGCCTGTACAATGTTGGTTTTCATGCTTTTGGGGAAGTACGATAGTgtaaaacacgtgtcaaagtgccggcccgggggccaaatatagCCCGCCGcagcattttgtgtggcccgggaaagtaaatgatgagtgtcgactttctgttttaggatcaaattaaaatgaagagtattgatgtatattcaatttcctgattttcccccttttaaatcaataattgtcattttttaatcatttttttctgtttttagttcaaaaatccttttgtaaaatctaaaaaaatatataaaaagctaaaattaacattgttttagatctataaaaataactgaatattcagggcttttaatccagttattttaatccatttgctttatttttcctttttttaatttatttttaatgttatccatttttttttacaggctaaTAAACTGCATGCCTTTTGGTGTGAATATTCTTATAATACAATATGGACACCTAATCTGAAAAGTAAGTACCCGTGCTTTTGGGGAAGTCCaagcaaaattattattattatttttaatgttataaattcaattattattattattattttacaggcTAATGAACTGCATGCATTTTTGTGTGAATATCCTTCTAATACAATTTGGACAATATGGACACCTGAACTGTTTGTTAGGCCAACCAGACTCAACTTTAAGGTAAGTGACCCCATCCACTCCATATAAAGATTTACTTACCATTAGTACAACCATGTTTTAACATGTGTTTTGTCATGGATTTAAAGGAAAATTACATTCCCCTTTGTCCATTTGctggttaaaaatgaaaagggaaaaaagcgtGCAGGagggtttttgtttttctttcttttgcctTTGGCGCCGACGATAAAACTGCCTTCAGACACGATATAGCGAAACATTACGTGACATGAAGGTGACCCAGAATTCAGCTTCACTGGAAATATAGAGGTAAAAAGCTAAATTTAACATTGGAGGGTTAATTATATCGAAGAGAAAATGTTTAAGGACGGCAAAAAAAGCAAGTCTCGAGCATAATACGATTATTTGTTAATATTAGAACAACTTTTCTAATTTCAAGTAGGAGTGCAGGATTAAAATCGTGAATATTTGGGCCAGGGTTTGGGACCGTTGGTGTAGTGTTCTGCCACACCTGCCACATTCCAATCAGACTAGATCAGACTGGTCAATTCCATTTGCAAGGTCTTTGTAAAGGTCACGGCCTGTCCTTGAGCTTCCATTTCCTGGATGGGGTCGGAATGGAGATCAGGCCTTTTTAAAGTCGCCTTCCTTTTCTGCCTGTAGACGTAATGTCATTATGAAAATGTATTAGCTAGATCCCCATCCCCGCCtctcattttcatttgttcacCTCCGTGCATCTATAAGAGGCCATTAAAAATCCATTAAAGGACATTCTCCGATGAGAATACCGTACAAATGACTTTACTTTGTCTCTAAACAAATGGCCTACTATTGGTTTCCATTGGAAACAAAGACTCAGACTTTGTTGATTgacttgtttttgggatgtgggaggaaaccggagtacctggagaaaacccacgcatcccGGGaagaacggtactcggacgtgtcgtcgaaagacgttcggtcgaccggacgtttggtcgaacggacgtttggtcgaacggacgtttggtcgaccggacgtttggtcgaccggacgtttggtcgccgggttgttactgttgaaacctgctctcaaaattataatcatgagaaaaagagagtgagtttaatatctaaatatctaatatcaaaatatcaacagtaaactctgtcataatttgacagcaagcgaacccggcgaccaaacgtccgttctaccaaacgtccgttctaccaaacgtccgttctaccaaacgactttcgaccaaacgtccggtcacggcaaactccacacagtgaggacccacctaggatcgacccctcgaccccaaaactgtgagtccAAGGCCGTACCACCCACAGTAATATTAAACAAATTCCAATCTTTCCATGGTGGTTATTGCAAAAGTTAACCCATATCTGGTAAGGATACTTCAATACTTCTCGTTCTTGCAAAAACGactgcacaaaaaaatcatgttttaatttaaGCAAAATTATAGTTATTACACACTATTGAATGGACAGCTGCATTCAGATGAAACATTCTGTAGCGGCTGTCGCAGTTTGGAAGAGAAATTGTTTCTTGCTGTGGCTCTCGACTAATTTGTTCTTTAAGTAGCTCCACTGCTGCATGCGCCCTTTCCTCAAGCCTCCTAATTAGGCTGCTGTAATAACTGCTTAGCTCAAACTTTCTTCCATTGTCTCCTGAATTAGTCAGACTTAATGGTAGTCCCTGCAAAGGACACACATTCATAGAATTTGACTCGTCTGACGATGTTTCTTGACATTGACGATTCATAAATACAGAATCTCTTGAATGGTTAACAggaaacttgaaaaaaatacaagactGAAGTAGATAGACCACGTAATAATACAccaatgtctattttttttctgcagaaagCTCAAAGAATATAATTAGAATCAAATGACATCAAAGTGGATCGACCTGATACCACCCCAAACCTCCCAAAGGTTTTTTTGGAAATGACTTTCTTTAGCCTCGTGATTTTGTTTGGCATCGCAGGCCTGCTTTGGCGCGAATTTGATGGATTAAAAAGCATTTGTTTGAACGCTAAGGTCAAAGCAATCTTCCAATTGCGGGACGGTGACCCTGACCTTCTATTCTGGAATGGTTCTTTGGTGGAATAAGGTGTTTTCACACTGCCAGTTCTTAATTCTCTCCGTCACGACTCCAGTCCTCCCGTTACGATCTACAACGTTCCGTAAACTATATTTTTGGTACAATATCAATAATTATGGATCTGTGCGAGACTTGATACttcatttttgaatactctttaACAAGATTCtgtcatttaattagtgtgtaaaaatccATATTCGAGTACGAAACTGAATTAATTTGCTCTCTGCGACATTTTCCGAGCATCAATTTAGCATAAATACGCAGACGCCGagtaaaataagagaaaatcaaagcgctCAAGATTAATAACTTTTTACGAGAAATGCATAAAATGGATAccttcctttttctttctttctaattGTCTATTATTATGAAACACTGATTTACAGTAgtagtttaaaacaaaaacaaaactaaaatctCATcaagtcctatttttttttcaatatttaaagGCAGCTTCCCTGCATTGTTTTAAGTCTGGCACCGCGCAGCTCatatttaaactaaaattaAAGTTTTATAACACACATCTGTCGCTAAACTACTTTCATTGTCGTCGTCATCATGCATGAAAGAATATTGCCGCGGGGCTTTTTGCTATTCAACTAAACTGGAAAAGTTACCTAGTCTTTCCAATTGGCCAACAGAATGCATGTGATTTACTTTCTCCAAAGTCGCACCATCAAACCAGCAGGTAAATTAAACATGATTTAATACTGATATTGTAATAGAGTCAAGAAGTGTGAACATAAACAATTTGAACAACTCAAGCGTCTGACTGTCGTATGCAGCTGaggcccaaaaaataaaaaataaaatataggcaGATGTTCTACAAAATGTGTTTATCAGTTACTTTTAACAAATCCTTGTAAAAAGTAaggaaatatttgtatttatgtttGAATGACTCAATCTTATGAGTATGTAGGAACACTATTAATTGCATAGAACATTGGAAGACAAAATAAAACCGATTACTTCTacaaatagacaaaaaataGATTATATTAGAAATTTATAATAGTCAAATAGTACAATTTTATATATGGCATATCTCGCTTGATTTGTTCTATCAAATCTAGAATGACAACGTTATGCATGTTGCATTATGAAAATGGTGGGGAATATGTTCAACTCAGTagcaatgaataaatgtatgtcTTATAACTTTTTCACAGGTCGTTTTAGAGCTTAAAAGGGGCCTCAGGTCAAAATTGTTCATTCCATTTTTCTCGGCTAAACTTCCTCGAAGCATGCTAGCAAGTATTATAGAGCTATTGGGTCCAAAtgacattacagtggtacctcgatatacgatcgtaatccgttccgagggggaggtgttcggggggactttatccatggcaacaacgcactcgtaaacgaacaaacaaatttaaattaacttggataaatatatacagacactcaacatttaatgtaacctcatacaaaactgaattctaattttggtttaatcttttttaccttagttctatgggttgaccccacccggacgttccgccggagtcttcaaaacgagcacaccaagagttgtttggaacttgccgcttcccccgtgtctgattaccgagtgtattccagatcttttctttgcaaaactctgccgatccattgttgtttacctggtatgtaaatgtagaccaacatgggggaaaaaaacgggtgtggaaatgcaaagtccgcccagtgctcgtagatatattttataaacgaatgagatgcaaaaaagacagtgccatggccacctggcttggtcgcatcacgaaattttgatcgtatctcaggcgaattatccgatcgaaatttccgtcgtaccaCGACCATGTCGTACGACGAGCTGTCGTAtcgcgaggtaccactgtactcttcTAGTAAAAGTCGACATTTTACAGTTTTAGAAGCGCATTGCTAGTACGGGGCTTATGGAATTCCGTCAGTTGGATAAATCGTTATTTTTCGTTTCCTGGCGCCTAAATataaacatgaatggtaggttTGCGTTATAAGTGTCATCCAGGTGGGAGAACATTTGCACACGGTGTAAACGCTGTGTCACAGGTGTGGACCCCCTTGCAGCCCGCAGGGTTGTTCTGCCTGTCAGGCAGGTTTAGTTCATAGTTTAGTTTTAGTTCCAAGGTCGAAACAGCTCGCTTTCAGATCTGCTTTTTAGTCAGCTACAAATCTCCGCCATTAGAAAGAAAAGTTCTCAATTCAGTTTGTAGGGTGTGTCGGGGTCAGGTGGGAGTTACGTGGGTTTCAACTAAAAATCGTAGTCCAAAAGATTTTGAGAATACGAACTAATAACGAAATCGGCAGATTGCCCAAATTTTGTGACTCAGATTCCTATGCAAAAGTATGTAattgggacatccctagttGCAATATGGAATACAGGACATTACGATGTGATATCTTGTGGCAGATATCGGGAAATCAAACGTTTTAGAACATGAACGAAGCTCCAATAAATTGTATTGATTGAGaataatgacaatgaaaacGTTCAATTCAATTGACAGGGAAAAATGTACATTGACAAAGGAATAATCTCAAcaaattctttttaaaatccaaaatcaTACCTGCCATTGTCCCTcgattttcccccaaaaatgacaaggtCGCAGATAATtggctttgctttttttctttgacgtCCCTTGTCTCCCCTGAGTGATAAAAGTACATCGCGTGGAATCTGAGTGTGGAATCAGAGCCGCCACAGCAGTGGATGTTGCATAATTCAGCAGGGTCTCATTAAAGTCCCTGGCCATGATCCATGACTTTGAATAGGAGGCTTTTGAGTGGCACATCTATTGCCAGCTTGCTAACTCCAAGCTCTATATTAAAAGCAGCTCCAACTCCTAACGACGGAATGATCACATTCCTCAAATTCAGTTGCGCCGTCAACCGGCTTGATTCCGATTCAAACATCGAATCAGACGACTCAATAAAGTctacgccaagggtgtcagactcgggttggttcgcgggccgcattaacgtcaactcgatttcatgtgggccggaccattttagatataatatttagatatttttttaataaattgattaaaagaactggattaaaagccctgaatattccgtttgtatagatctaaaacaatgtttattttagctttttttaaatacatatatttttagattttacaaaatgattttttttataaatggattaaaagaactggatcaaaagccctaaatattcaattttttatagatctaaaacaatttttatttgagctttttttttcttagtaaaggaaaatctcttttaatcattatgttccatattatagtgaaaaacagaaaatatttgtatatatttttagattttacaaaatgatttttgaactaaaaacaggaaaaaaatgattaaaaaattacaatttttgatttaaaagggggaaaatcaggaaatataatacacatctgtaatcttcattttaatttgatcctaaaacagaacgtcggcactcatgatttactttcccgggtcgcacaaaatgatgtggcgggccagatttagcccccgggccgccactttgacacctgtggtctacgcTATACGGCAAAAATAGTTGTTGCGAATACTAAAATATGATTTCCTGAAACACGCATTTGATTCCTAAAGATTCCACGCAAAGAAATAGATTGAAAAGACTCAGGCTTTTGTGGCATCttcattttaaaagtgaaaaaattgACATGAACGGAAATAGAAAACAACATTGACCGTATAGCAAAACGTGAGTTAATACTTGGTGGGCAAAGCTTTGTTGACAAGCGCAACAATCCGACATTTCTTGGAGTTGCTCACTAGGTCGTCAAACACGTGGAGAGAAATTTTCGTTCTCTCTTCACCGAAGATAATCTCCAAAGCCTTGGAGGTGTTGAGCCTGGCATTTGGACACTCGGAGCTTCGGTTCTTGCCATTGATTTTCCATAGGATTAAGGTCAAAAGAATTCCGTTTCCGTTTCTTTTAGGAAGCCACTCAGTGACAAAATTGCATGCGTTTGCCTTACTTGCATCTGGCAAAATATAAGACGAATGGTCTTTCCGATCAAAGAGAAAAATCTGACCAACTTTCAAAGAGAAAATGAGTCAATCAACAATAGAAATGTGTCAAATCTCAAACAACTGCGTACGCCTGGAATAGGcttaagtggtatggaaaatagATGAACGAAAAAAGCCACTTCTAATAGACTCCAGGAAATACTCGTTTAGAGAGGATACCCTTCAGTGAgtagaaatagagaaaagaactATGAGTCAGAAGGAGATCTGTTTCCCAAGCAAGGAAGCTGTTATTTCTATGTCACCCTTCATTACTCCCCGAGTGAGCTGTCACGGTAGTCTACCTGGCACCTGGCCCCCATGGACCTCTCCTTTGGAGACGTCAAGAGATGTTAAGGATCAAGACTGACTCATTGGCTTGGATGTTTTCTTTCCAACAAGTGTCTCAAACTACAGATAGAATGGATATCCAGTGAGATGAATCATGTTGGGATGACGGCCAAATTTTTGGTTTCTTCCGTCCAAATGGCGCAAAGACTGTAAATCGCTGGGGAATTCCTGACTTATGTAGCCGTTATagataaaaatgtaataaagtaGGCCTGATTCGTTCTCACGAAAGAGATGTTATATTCCGACTTAATACATATATACGGTgcccggacagttcgtcgccggacacttcgtcgccagacagttcgtcgaccggacatttcgtcgacggacaattcgtcgccagacagttataataacagacgaacttagggttttgttaagaggggagagatttgttttagtcgaagaggaagatatcgttttaatggcaactgacactaatctcgatttattggcaaaaagtatgcactgg from the Stigmatopora argus isolate UIUO_Sarg chromosome 16, RoL_Sarg_1.0, whole genome shotgun sequence genome contains:
- the LOC144091242 gene encoding uncharacterized protein LOC144091242 isoform X1 is translated as METIMDSKKTRCLAGVYVFGVMASSSHSSSGLAQQVTQDDNSANRFDKRHGRTCAHAWLWSKQLSRPVERQCEEALKLEQTHFEFMANKLHAFWCEYSYNTIWTPNLKS
- the LOC144091242 gene encoding uncharacterized protein LOC144091242 isoform X2, which codes for MASSSHSSSGLAQQVTQDDNSANRFDKRHGRTCAHAWLWSKQLSRPVERQCEEALKLEQTHFEFMANKLHAFWCEYSYNTIWTPNLKS